From a region of the Qipengyuania spongiae genome:
- a CDS encoding TIGR03013 family XrtA/PEP-CTERM system glycosyltransferase, whose product MIRMFKHYIPNAVLALALIDFVLLLSAADLAWRIRTYQIGSAPGEWGARVIELFVFGVTVFAATAAVGGYSVQALQSIRFATARLLVAVSLGVIGISVIDLVLPGELLWRSILLYAMLIAIVFLIANRLILGPLLGTSRFQRRILVLGAGARAERLAKLARRTGSGFLVTSFVAMSDAEVRVERAIARQDIADLGRHVDRTRAGEVVLALEERRNSLPLKDLLRIKTRGVPVIDFSSFIERETGRVDLDTLNPSWLIFSDGFSSSRLLSSVAKRSFDILVSAALLLAAAPVILFFVLLIRLESPGPAFFRQTRIGLYGQPFMLAKLRSMRRDAEVGGAQWAQKNDPRVTRIGRLIRTIRVDELPQCWNVLKGEMSFVGPRPERPPFVAALEEQLPYYAERHMVKPGITGWAQINYPYGASIEDAREKLEYDLYYAKNYTPFLDILILLQTLRVILWPEGAR is encoded by the coding sequence ATGATCCGGATGTTCAAGCATTATATCCCCAACGCCGTCCTGGCGCTGGCTCTGATCGATTTCGTCCTGCTCCTTTCTGCGGCCGATCTCGCCTGGCGGATACGCACTTATCAGATCGGCAGCGCGCCCGGCGAATGGGGCGCGCGGGTCATCGAACTCTTCGTCTTCGGCGTCACCGTATTCGCGGCGACCGCCGCGGTTGGCGGCTACAGCGTACAGGCGCTTCAGTCGATCCGGTTCGCCACCGCTCGGTTGCTGGTCGCAGTGAGCCTGGGCGTCATCGGTATTTCAGTGATCGATCTCGTTCTGCCGGGGGAACTGCTCTGGCGTTCGATCCTGCTCTACGCGATGCTCATCGCGATCGTTTTCCTCATCGCGAACCGGTTGATACTCGGGCCGCTGCTCGGCACGTCGAGATTCCAGAGGCGCATTCTGGTTCTCGGTGCAGGGGCGCGGGCGGAACGGCTCGCAAAGCTTGCGCGCCGCACGGGAAGCGGTTTCCTGGTCACATCCTTTGTGGCGATGAGCGATGCGGAAGTGCGGGTCGAACGCGCGATTGCCCGTCAGGATATCGCGGATCTGGGGCGGCATGTCGACCGAACGCGTGCGGGCGAGGTCGTCCTTGCGCTCGAGGAACGACGCAATTCACTGCCTCTCAAGGATTTGCTGCGGATCAAGACACGCGGGGTTCCCGTGATCGATTTCAGCAGCTTCATCGAACGTGAGACCGGACGGGTCGATCTCGACACGCTCAACCCCAGCTGGCTGATCTTTTCCGACGGATTCTCTTCCAGCCGACTTCTGTCCAGCGTCGCCAAACGCAGTTTCGACATCCTGGTGAGTGCGGCGCTTCTCTTGGCAGCGGCGCCGGTGATCCTCTTTTTCGTTTTGCTGATCCGATTGGAAAGTCCGGGTCCGGCATTTTTCCGGCAGACTCGCATCGGGCTCTACGGCCAGCCTTTCATGCTTGCCAAGCTGCGTTCCATGCGCCGCGACGCGGAGGTCGGTGGAGCGCAATGGGCGCAGAAAAATGACCCCCGCGTCACTCGCATAGGACGTCTGATCCGCACGATCAGAGTCGACGAACTGCCCCAGTGCTGGAACGTATTGAAAGGGGAGATGAGCTTCGTGGGTCCGCGTCCCGAACGCCCGCCATTCGTTGCCGCTCTCGAGGAACAGCTACCCTACTATGCCGAGCGTCACATGGTGAAGCCTGGCATAACCGGCTGGGCGCAGATCAATTATCCCTACGGGGCGTCGATCGAGGATGCGCGCGAGAAGCTCGAATACGATCTCTATTACGCCAAGAATTACACGCCGTTTCTCGACATCCTGATCCTGCTGCAGACGCTTCGAGTCATTCTGTGGCCAGAGGGCGCCCGGTGA
- the prsK gene encoding XrtA/PEP-CTERM system histidine kinase PrsK, with protein sequence MTGVSQMVASVLFGLAALSGGLSAVAVIRSRGGAYRPDRGAALAALILTAIWAGACAALGHGRPPVLLAEVIRNLAWIFLIYRLFANDGRSETVRAVRPLAVALGLVEALQIAFIAAGHGFETAEIAGLAAETSALLRVLVGIGALVLLHNLLAGAADSSRSMLAWITGGLALLWAFLVNRHMVAYLAGPMSPEMTGGTALVVAIAVPIIALGYARGGADLSLRTSRPVTFRLISLALIVIYLFAMVGLSSWLGWMSGDYSRIAQVGFLLAAGALSLLWLPSPKSRKWLQVTILKHFFRHRYDYRSEWIRFTKTIGCAPDETRPLSERAVQSLADITDSQSGLLLLPDGEDVFSLGADWRWSLPDLPNPAMSDELTRLLEREELILGFDEARRGIEHCGELPHLPDWLMAEKRAWAGVPLIHLGRLVGVVILARPLIPRDLDWEDFDILKVAGRQVASYLVEQSSQQALDEAARFDEFNRRMAFVMHDIKNVSSQSSLLLRNAEKHLDNPEFRKDMLITLRKSADKLEQMLARLGRYGTHTADDREVFDLASLARDVQMRFRAMHPIDFVEVGQCRVVGIREAFDQALSHLVQNAIDASDADAPVTIEVANGGLRGSIVVLDRGSGMSPPFVRNQLFKPFVSSKKGGFGIGACEARELVRAMGGRLEVDSREGIGTRFTASLPSADAAHLMSSSGTRCTSLENEAA encoded by the coding sequence GTGACCGGTGTTTCCCAGATGGTTGCTTCCGTGCTTTTCGGTCTTGCTGCATTGAGCGGCGGCCTTTCCGCTGTGGCCGTCATCCGGTCCCGCGGAGGAGCATACCGTCCCGACCGCGGTGCCGCCCTCGCTGCGTTGATCCTGACGGCGATCTGGGCCGGCGCCTGTGCGGCGCTGGGACATGGCCGCCCGCCCGTTCTCCTGGCGGAGGTGATCCGAAACCTCGCCTGGATATTCCTTATCTATCGCCTCTTCGCCAATGACGGGCGGAGCGAGACGGTCCGTGCGGTGAGGCCGCTAGCTGTGGCACTGGGGCTGGTGGAGGCGTTGCAGATCGCGTTCATAGCGGCAGGCCACGGCTTCGAAACCGCTGAAATCGCAGGACTCGCTGCGGAAACCTCGGCGCTTCTTCGAGTGCTGGTCGGGATTGGCGCGCTGGTTCTTCTGCACAACCTCCTGGCCGGTGCGGCGGACAGTTCGCGTTCGATGCTGGCATGGATCACCGGAGGTCTCGCGCTGTTATGGGCCTTCTTGGTCAATCGCCATATGGTCGCCTATCTGGCAGGGCCGATGTCGCCGGAAATGACCGGAGGAACAGCGCTGGTCGTGGCCATCGCCGTACCGATAATCGCGCTGGGTTATGCCCGCGGCGGTGCGGATCTCAGCCTGCGAACGTCGCGCCCTGTGACGTTCCGCCTGATCTCCTTGGCGCTGATCGTGATCTATCTTTTCGCGATGGTCGGTCTGAGTAGCTGGTTGGGATGGATGTCCGGCGACTATTCGCGTATCGCACAGGTTGGCTTTCTGCTCGCCGCAGGGGCCTTATCGCTCTTGTGGTTGCCTTCGCCGAAATCGCGAAAGTGGCTGCAGGTGACCATACTCAAGCACTTCTTCCGCCACCGTTACGATTATCGCAGCGAGTGGATACGGTTCACCAAGACGATCGGCTGCGCGCCGGACGAGACACGACCATTGTCGGAGCGCGCGGTTCAGTCCCTGGCGGATATCACCGATTCACAGTCGGGTCTGCTGCTTCTGCCGGATGGCGAGGATGTCTTTTCTCTTGGCGCGGATTGGCGCTGGTCTCTGCCCGACCTACCCAACCCCGCGATGTCCGATGAGCTGACGCGGCTGCTCGAACGGGAGGAACTGATCCTCGGTTTCGACGAAGCGAGGCGCGGCATCGAGCATTGCGGGGAGCTGCCCCATCTGCCCGATTGGCTAATGGCGGAGAAGCGCGCGTGGGCGGGCGTACCGCTGATCCATCTCGGGCGGCTCGTGGGCGTCGTAATCCTCGCTCGGCCGCTGATACCTCGGGATCTTGACTGGGAGGACTTCGACATCCTCAAGGTCGCTGGTCGACAGGTTGCGAGCTATCTCGTCGAACAGAGCAGTCAGCAAGCGCTCGATGAAGCGGCGCGGTTCGACGAATTCAACCGGCGCATGGCGTTCGTCATGCACGACATCAAGAATGTGTCGAGCCAAAGCAGTTTGTTGCTGCGCAATGCGGAGAAGCATCTCGATAATCCCGAGTTCCGCAAGGACATGCTGATCACCTTGCGGAAAAGTGCCGACAAGCTCGAGCAGATGCTTGCCCGCCTCGGACGTTACGGAACGCACACGGCGGACGATCGAGAAGTGTTCGATCTGGCCAGCCTCGCCCGCGATGTTCAGATGCGCTTTCGAGCCATGCATCCGATCGACTTCGTCGAAGTTGGTCAGTGCCGGGTTGTCGGCATCCGTGAAGCCTTCGATCAGGCATTGTCCCATCTCGTCCAGAACGCCATCGATGCGAGCGATGCGGATGCTCCCGTGACGATCGAAGTTGCGAATGGCGGATTGCGCGGAAGCATTGTGGTGCTGGATCGCGGCTCGGGCATGAGCCCCCCTTTCGTTCGCAACCAGCTCTTCAAACCTTTCGTTTCGTCCAAGAAGGGGGGCTTCGGCATCGGCGCCTGCGAAGCTCGCGAGCTGGTGCGAGCAATGGGCGGGAGGCTCGAGGTCGATTCTCGCGAGGGGATAGGCACTCGCTTTACGGCAAGCCTTCCCAGCGCCGATGCGGCGCACCTCATGAGCAGTAGCGGCACAAGGTGTACCTCGCTCGAGAACGAGGCGGCATGA
- the prsR gene encoding PEP-CTERM-box response regulator transcription factor yields MAQTKTDIRPKLLVIEDDEGLQAQFKWAFDAYRVIIAGDRESALAALRFEVPDVVTLDLGLPPDPDGVSEGFAVLDAIVALKPDTKVIVASGHGARQSALDAVAHGAYDFYQKPIDIEQLGLIVERAFHLHAIEAENRRLAEKVTAGARVLGTMITAAPEMIKVTRMIERVAPTNVSVMLLGPSGCGKELLARGLHDASERRGGAFVAINCAAIPDNLLESELFGHEKGAFTGAVKTTEGKIEMANGGTLFLDEVGDLPAQLQVKLLWFLQERVIERIRGRKSLAVDTRIVCATHQDLETMIAAGTFREDLFYRLAEIVVKIPSLADRPGDAVLLAKHFVTRYAAEMNPVVTGFAPDALAAIDEWGWPGNVRELENRIKRAVIMADGRLIGPEDLDLGDVRDADGPALNLKTAREQSDRRMIRKALARSEGNVSLTARLLGISRPTLYDLLKQYDLQN; encoded by the coding sequence ATGGCTCAGACGAAAACCGACATCCGGCCCAAGCTGTTGGTGATCGAGGACGATGAAGGTCTGCAGGCGCAGTTCAAATGGGCTTTCGACGCTTATCGAGTCATTATCGCCGGCGATCGCGAAAGTGCGCTCGCCGCGCTGCGGTTCGAAGTACCCGACGTAGTCACACTCGATCTGGGGCTGCCGCCCGACCCCGACGGGGTCAGCGAGGGCTTCGCCGTGCTGGATGCGATCGTCGCACTCAAGCCCGATACCAAGGTAATTGTCGCGTCCGGGCACGGAGCGCGGCAGAGCGCCCTTGATGCGGTCGCTCACGGGGCATATGATTTCTACCAGAAACCGATCGACATCGAGCAGCTGGGCCTGATCGTCGAGCGCGCCTTTCACTTGCACGCGATCGAGGCCGAGAACCGCCGTCTGGCAGAAAAGGTGACGGCCGGTGCCAGAGTGCTGGGCACCATGATCACCGCGGCACCGGAAATGATCAAGGTCACCCGGATGATCGAGCGGGTAGCGCCGACGAACGTTTCGGTCATGCTGCTTGGCCCCAGCGGATGTGGCAAGGAACTGCTCGCCAGAGGTCTGCACGATGCGAGCGAGCGGCGCGGCGGCGCCTTCGTCGCGATCAATTGCGCGGCAATCCCGGACAATTTGCTCGAAAGCGAGCTGTTCGGGCACGAGAAGGGTGCATTCACCGGCGCGGTGAAAACCACCGAAGGCAAGATCGAGATGGCTAACGGGGGAACACTGTTCCTCGATGAGGTCGGCGACCTTCCCGCCCAGCTTCAGGTAAAACTGCTGTGGTTCCTTCAGGAACGCGTGATCGAGCGGATCAGAGGGCGAAAATCGCTGGCTGTCGACACGCGGATCGTCTGCGCCACGCACCAGGATCTCGAGACGATGATCGCCGCCGGGACTTTTCGGGAGGACCTCTTCTATCGCCTTGCCGAGATCGTCGTGAAAATCCCCTCACTGGCCGACCGGCCGGGCGACGCGGTGCTTCTCGCCAAGCATTTCGTCACTCGCTACGCTGCCGAGATGAACCCCGTTGTCACAGGTTTCGCACCGGACGCGCTCGCCGCAATCGACGAATGGGGCTGGCCGGGCAATGTCCGCGAGCTGGAGAACCGGATCAAGCGCGCGGTGATCATGGCGGACGGCAGGCTGATCGGTCCCGAGGACCTAGACCTCGGCGACGTGAGGGATGCCGACGGGCCCGCGCTCAACCTCAAGACCGCGCGAGAACAGTCCGATCGGCGCATGATCCGCAAGGCTCTGGCGCGCAGCGAGGGCAACGTCTCGTTAACCGCTCGACTGCTCGGCATAAGCAGGCCGACGCTTTACGATCTGCTGAAGCAGTATGATCTCCAAAATTGA
- a CDS encoding tetratricopeptide repeat protein: protein MSERAQSPEVERLRETGRAWLSEGDFAAAAARFDQALALEPENAGLWVDIARLRYRSGEQEQSIEAVERALDFAPDDASALLFRGQIARDAEGLLAGLRWIERGLRFHPDDPALLHDHAAILIDLDRAAEGLVSLRRLAEIAPDTPALFYLQAVIAARAGNFGLARDLLRRLPPGASDRPVAMLLGAVISLEEGQHASAAQTLEALALRQPDNARVQRLLARALYLAGSHRQVITRFGDLAAREGQAPYLRELVAMSHEAMGDRAAASIYLDLAASDRDWDLVALEPAAPPNMDGGGSNIVTVRNRIRASIGSGATGAATATARTLLDSRPGAGDAFSLFGDSMLAAGDAQAALAVYSRAARIRTNWPLAYRMAAAADDLGDTQRAEEIIEAYLRNGGNEIEAIELYGAMLARRGAWSRMAQLLDTVIDRSGENPQVLALRSYAAFELRQFEEALGWAWRAYQAQPASRPAIAVLARSTQDAALKARLEEKLIAIDNR, encoded by the coding sequence GTGAGCGAGAGGGCGCAGTCGCCGGAGGTGGAACGGCTTCGCGAAACCGGACGCGCGTGGCTTTCGGAAGGTGATTTTGCGGCAGCCGCTGCACGGTTCGACCAGGCGTTGGCCCTGGAACCGGAAAATGCCGGATTGTGGGTCGATATTGCCCGGCTGCGCTATCGCAGCGGCGAGCAGGAACAGTCGATCGAGGCGGTCGAGCGGGCGCTCGATTTTGCGCCTGACGACGCGTCGGCGCTTCTGTTCCGTGGTCAGATCGCACGTGATGCGGAAGGTCTTCTCGCCGGGTTGCGCTGGATCGAGCGCGGTCTGCGGTTCCATCCCGATGATCCCGCCCTTTTGCATGACCATGCGGCGATCCTGATCGATCTCGACCGGGCCGCCGAGGGGCTCGTATCCCTTCGCCGCCTCGCCGAGATTGCGCCCGACACGCCCGCTCTGTTTTATCTTCAGGCTGTCATCGCGGCGAGGGCGGGAAATTTCGGACTGGCGCGCGATCTTCTCCGGCGGCTTCCGCCCGGGGCCAGCGATCGGCCGGTGGCGATGCTGCTCGGGGCGGTCATCTCGCTCGAAGAAGGGCAGCACGCCAGCGCGGCCCAGACGCTCGAGGCGCTGGCCCTGCGCCAGCCGGACAATGCGCGGGTCCAGCGCCTGCTCGCACGCGCTCTCTATCTCGCCGGCTCCCATCGTCAGGTGATCACGCGTTTCGGCGATTTGGCCGCGCGCGAGGGTCAAGCACCCTATCTGCGCGAACTCGTCGCGATGTCGCATGAAGCGATGGGCGATCGTGCTGCGGCCTCCATCTATCTGGACCTCGCAGCGAGCGATCGGGACTGGGATCTTGTGGCCCTCGAACCTGCCGCTCCGCCGAATATGGATGGGGGGGGCAGCAATATCGTGACGGTACGCAATCGCATCCGGGCGAGCATCGGTTCCGGAGCCACAGGCGCAGCGACGGCGACAGCGCGTACGCTTCTCGATTCTCGCCCCGGAGCGGGCGATGCGTTCAGTCTGTTCGGTGACAGCATGCTGGCGGCGGGCGACGCGCAGGCCGCGCTTGCAGTCTATAGCCGCGCTGCGCGCATCCGGACAAACTGGCCGCTCGCATACCGTATGGCCGCGGCCGCCGATGATTTGGGCGACACGCAGCGAGCCGAAGAGATCATCGAAGCCTATCTTCGCAACGGGGGCAACGAGATCGAGGCGATCGAGCTATACGGAGCCATGCTTGCGCGCCGCGGCGCCTGGAGCAGGATGGCACAACTGCTCGATACGGTGATCGACCGCAGCGGGGAAAACCCGCAGGTTCTTGCTCTCCGAAGCTACGCGGCGTTTGAGTTGCGGCAGTTCGAGGAAGCGCTTGGCTGGGCCTGGCGCGCTTACCAGGCGCAGCCTGCTTCCCGACCCGCCATAGCCGTGCTTGCGCGATCGACACAGGATGCTGCCCTGAAGGCGAGGCTCGAGGAAAAGCTGATCGCGATCGACAACCGCTGA
- a CDS encoding bile acid:sodium symporter family protein: MMIRAVLGDPMLRMLAGAIALAALVPATGTGREIAGWIVDAAIFTLFLLNGMRIARRDIGRGIANWRFLVPLILWVFGAMALAGLGLSRIGNNLLPPLIAVGFLYLGALPSTVQSATSYTSLAGGNIAMSVVGAALLNILGVFVTVPIFLALGGAGEGAVGFETVQKIALILLLPFVMGQIVQGWTTSFIARHKPKIVWIDRFVIAIAVYVAFSGAVEQGIWQRLDATAWAILSALVAVLLLFANAGAWLLGGVLDLPGTDRTAFLFGGAQKSAAIGVPLATILFSPAAAGFVVVPLLLYHLFQLVVAAPVASRLALRMVASEETPASPSARGD; the protein is encoded by the coding sequence ATGATGATACGTGCGGTTCTCGGCGATCCGATGCTCCGAATGCTCGCCGGCGCGATTGCGCTGGCAGCTCTCGTTCCAGCAACCGGCACCGGACGGGAGATTGCAGGGTGGATCGTCGACGCGGCGATCTTCACCCTGTTCCTGCTGAACGGAATGCGCATCGCTCGCCGGGACATTGGCCGGGGCATTGCGAACTGGCGCTTTCTCGTCCCGTTAATCCTATGGGTGTTCGGAGCGATGGCGTTGGCCGGGCTAGGACTCTCGAGGATCGGCAACAATCTGCTCCCCCCGCTGATCGCGGTGGGTTTCCTCTATCTCGGCGCGCTGCCGTCCACCGTCCAGTCCGCGACGTCCTATACCTCGCTCGCCGGCGGCAATATCGCGATGTCGGTGGTCGGGGCTGCACTGCTCAACATCCTCGGTGTGTTCGTGACTGTACCGATCTTTCTGGCACTTGGCGGGGCGGGCGAGGGTGCTGTCGGCTTCGAGACGGTGCAGAAGATTGCGCTGATCCTGCTGCTCCCGTTCGTGATGGGCCAGATCGTGCAGGGCTGGACCACCAGCTTTATCGCGCGGCACAAGCCGAAGATCGTCTGGATCGACCGCTTCGTCATCGCAATCGCCGTCTATGTCGCGTTTTCCGGTGCAGTGGAGCAGGGCATCTGGCAGCGGCTGGACGCGACCGCCTGGGCGATCCTGTCGGCGCTGGTCGCGGTTTTGCTGCTGTTCGCCAATGCCGGCGCCTGGCTGCTTGGAGGCGTTCTTGATCTGCCGGGCACCGACCGGACGGCGTTTCTCTTCGGCGGCGCGCAGAAGAGCGCGGCGATCGGCGTGCCCCTCGCCACGATCTTGTTCTCGCCCGCCGCCGCAGGTTTCGTCGTCGTTCCGCTGCTTCTCTACCACCTGTTCCAGCTGGTCGTCGCCGCACCGGTGGCAAGCCGGCTGGCGCTCAGGATGGTGGCGTCGGAGGAAACTCCGGCAAGCCCTTCCGCTCGCGGCGATTGA
- a CDS encoding DUF475 domain-containing protein, translating into MRAFLTYYRFSLVFTIICLALAAWYGWSATGNVVGVLQILWIVAILSVLEISLSFDNAVVNASVLKEMDEVWQRRFLTWGIAFAVFGMRIVFPLAIVAIAAGLGPIETVRLSLNRPDEYERIVSAAHVGIAGFGGAFLAMVGLKFFFDREKEVHWIRDIEHFLSKFAALPAAEIAILLLVLWGISSLLPDADALTFLIAGILGLVTFISVEGINALLEIHEEKKRIAGAAVRSGLGGFLYLNVLDASFSFDGVIGAFALSNNMVVIALGLSIGAMFVRSMTIHLVKKGTLAQYKFLENGAFWAIIALGLIMLLSARFHIPETITGLIGATLIGLSLWWSVRLNRRERKGLPEFPPTPPS; encoded by the coding sequence ATGCGGGCGTTTCTTACCTACTACCGGTTCTCGCTGGTCTTCACGATCATCTGCCTTGCCCTCGCCGCCTGGTACGGCTGGAGCGCGACCGGGAACGTCGTCGGGGTGCTCCAGATCCTCTGGATCGTCGCGATCCTCTCCGTGTTGGAGATCTCGCTCAGCTTCGACAATGCGGTGGTCAACGCTTCCGTGCTGAAGGAAATGGACGAGGTCTGGCAGCGGCGCTTCCTCACCTGGGGCATCGCCTTCGCCGTGTTCGGAATGCGGATCGTCTTCCCGCTCGCCATCGTCGCGATCGCCGCCGGGCTCGGCCCGATCGAGACGGTGCGCCTGTCGCTCAACCGACCGGATGAGTACGAGCGGATCGTCAGCGCCGCTCATGTCGGGATCGCGGGCTTCGGCGGGGCCTTCCTGGCAATGGTTGGTCTGAAATTCTTTTTCGACCGCGAAAAGGAAGTGCACTGGATCCGCGACATCGAGCATTTCCTGTCCAAGTTCGCCGCCCTGCCCGCTGCCGAGATCGCGATCTTGCTGCTGGTGCTGTGGGGCATATCGAGCTTGCTGCCCGACGCTGACGCGCTGACGTTCCTGATCGCCGGGATCCTCGGCCTCGTCACCTTCATCTCGGTCGAGGGGATCAATGCGCTGCTCGAAATACACGAGGAGAAAAAGCGCATCGCCGGAGCCGCTGTGCGCAGCGGACTCGGCGGGTTTCTCTACCTCAACGTACTCGACGCGAGCTTTAGCTTCGACGGCGTGATCGGTGCTTTCGCCCTCTCGAACAACATGGTGGTGATCGCATTGGGCCTGTCGATCGGCGCGATGTTCGTGCGTTCGATGACCATCCATCTGGTGAAGAAGGGCACGCTCGCCCAATACAAGTTTCTCGAGAACGGGGCCTTCTGGGCGATCATCGCGCTCGGCCTCATCATGCTGCTGTCGGCGCGGTTCCATATTCCCGAGACGATTACGGGGCTGATCGGGGCAACTCTGATCGGCCTGTCGCTGTGGTGGTCCGTCCGGCTCAATCGCCGCGAGCGGAAGGGCTTGCCGGAGTTTCCTCCGACGCCACCATCCTGA